One window from the genome of Candidatus Dadabacteria bacterium encodes:
- a CDS encoding Arc family DNA-binding protein, whose product MASITIRNLDNGVKTQLRKRAAGHGCSVEEEVCAILHEAVKQENPPTNLLAAIRARFAPLGGVELELPARKSLLEPPRFE is encoded by the coding sequence ATGGCAAGCATTACAATTCGCAATCTCGATAATGGAGTGAAAACGCAATTGCGCAAAAGAGCAGCAGGGCATGGGTGTTCTGTAGAGGAAGAGGTCTGCGCCATTCTGCATGAGGCAGTTAAACAGGAGAACCCTCCAACAAACCTCTTAGCTGCTATACGCGCTCGATTTGCTCCTTTGGGCGGCGTAGAGCTGGAGTTGCCCGCTCGCAAATCTTTGCTGGAACCACCCCGGTTCGAGTGA
- a CDS encoding type I restriction enzyme HsdR N-terminal domain-containing protein — MISSDFLEFIRSVRDQLVRNIFQTETDVREMIVSPVLGHLGWPRNPLYIRTEYSLGNLKVDYGLMISENSSTPRCIIEVKALGNLANADRQLFEYAYRAGAPIAVLTDGKQWMIYLSIGGGEFQEKLVRTFDFTKHGPEEIAKGLDRYLSFDNTRSEQARRNAEDDRDKRITKDMAKKQIPVAWENLLKANSDRLVNLLIEETSQFSEYPPARSDVEKFLRNLKAPGQEPELFSHKKQQESEPEKLKKKSDRETSFIFLDEGYTEKSMADAFAKIMGILAVRDKDFLSRLASSLPVGGRRKWLSRNREGLGRHTWDRDRARKLPGGWFLNTHSSTDEKIRILRKACKIAGIPFGKPSGLKITFPSRN; from the coding sequence ATGATATCTTCCGATTTTCTAGAATTTATACGCTCCGTGCGGGACCAACTAGTCCGCAATATCTTTCAGACCGAGACAGATGTCCGCGAAATGATTGTTTCGCCGGTTCTTGGACACTTGGGCTGGCCGCGAAACCCCTTGTATATACGTACAGAATATTCGCTTGGCAATCTAAAAGTAGATTATGGTCTCATGATCTCCGAGAATAGCAGCACTCCGCGATGCATAATTGAGGTCAAGGCGTTAGGCAATTTAGCAAATGCTGACCGTCAGCTTTTTGAGTACGCGTACAGAGCGGGTGCTCCTATAGCCGTCCTTACTGACGGAAAGCAATGGATGATTTACCTCTCGATTGGCGGCGGAGAATTCCAAGAAAAGCTTGTCCGCACTTTTGATTTTACCAAGCACGGTCCTGAGGAAATAGCTAAAGGGCTTGATCGTTATTTGTCATTTGATAATACACGTTCTGAGCAGGCCAGAAGGAACGCCGAGGATGATCGCGATAAGCGAATTACAAAAGATATGGCGAAAAAGCAAATTCCCGTCGCTTGGGAAAATCTACTTAAGGCGAATTCTGACAGGCTTGTTAACTTGTTGATTGAGGAGACATCACAGTTTTCAGAATACCCTCCGGCCAGATCGGATGTGGAAAAGTTTCTTAGGAACCTAAAAGCCCCTGGACAAGAACCCGAACTTTTTTCTCACAAGAAGCAGCAAGAATCTGAACCTGAAAAACTCAAGAAAAAGTCTGATAGGGAAACCAGTTTTATTTTTCTGGATGAGGGATACACGGAAAAGAGCATGGCAGATGCGTTCGCAAAAATCATGGGGATTCTGGCCGTGAGAGATAAAGATTTTCTCTCTCGCCTTGCGTCGAGCCTTCCGGTCGGAGGAAGAAGAAAATGGTTGTCTCGAAATCGAGAGGGTTTGGGAAGACACACGTGGGATAGAGATAGGGCGAGAAAACTTCCAGGAGGTTGGTTTTTAAATACGCATTCGTCAACTGACGAGAAGATCAGAATTTTGCGAAAAGCTTGCAAAATCGCAGGTATTCCTTTCGGAAAACCGAGCGGACTGAAAATCACTTTCCCATCAAGGAATTAA